A region of Dictyostelium discoideum AX4 chromosome 1 chromosome, whole genome shotgun sequence DNA encodes the following proteins:
- the gins4 gene encoding GINS complex subunit 4 yields the protein MMSGEYGDFNNTNNKELSLLDKLKKAWINEKYAPNLLNYEDVIIKEVMEKIEEKESLCASAISNINLQFTANIYEMEIERLKYIIKCYLVQRIKKIDKFYSSILLEIENDEYDSYKLLSEFEINYCQKYKALMDGYFKNTLLNSIPKDFQKMDSNSINRPFLNTFVFCKPREDLGDFLVDDETIDFKKTSIYFLKYLPIKSLVEGGKMDLI from the exons ATGATGAGTGGGGAATATGGTGATTTTAATAacacaaataataaagaattatcattattagataaattaaagaaagcATGGATAAATGAGAAATATGcaccaaatttattaaattatgaagatgttattattaaagaagtTATGGAGAAAATTGAAGAAAAGGAATCATTATGTGCAAGTGCTATATCTAATATAAATCTTCAATTTACTGCTAATATATATGAAATGGAAATAGAaagattaaaatatattataaaatgttatttagttcaaagaataaagaaaattgataaattctattcttcaattttattagaaattgaaaatgatgaatacgatagttataaattattatcagaatttgaaattaattattgtcaaaa gTATAAAGCATTAATGGatggatattttaaaaatacattattaaattcaattccaaaagattttcaaaaaatggaTTCAAATAGTATAAATAgaccatttttaaatacatttGTATTTTGTAAACCAAGAGAAGATTTAGGTGACTTTTTAGTAGACGA CGaaacaattgattttaaaaaaacttcaatttactttttaaaatatttaccaaTCAAATCATTAGTGGAGGGTGGTAAAAtggatttaatttaa
- the zntD gene encoding zinc transporter: MGISLSVLDIKIISTTVLFILSLLAGIAPYWMRNLNNSSRYLSWSNTFAGGVFFGAGMLHLFATADEDLQPYVQKYNYPFAALCLCVGFLITLFLELIINSIFIKSNTFASLHGHSHSHVHLSHGHSHHGKDNGSNGNPGSGVGIGMGSVGALNSKKNKTTSPTITPTTPSEGTTTTTTTTTATTAATAKEIVLEDEDEDEEKDIMDEIIIPDDYDENDDEQIYKKKQSKCARTKFRKFIDTIPTFSSTSTSSTSSSTKISEKQRLLDSSNSYYYNQNKYKGIIGSHIDIDKSGSGVGGFSNNNNNNNNNNNNNNKNNNNNNNNNFRTEIIIQPISTTSNNSVHHYPSSSVNYHPFITTTTTTCSNDNSNSNNNNSSNNNSSSANITPNTNKILSSSKSLSYRYNGDDEEPDIIIDYDDIDYNQEGRTRGNSLGSDSNVHNERIVLINSGIGNSGNIGSNNNNNNNGGGGGGGGNSNIDYNDNEENNNNNNKIESEILIKDTTTDSIKNMKGGEHQHQHLHQQEIIVVTKKSNILLPFILVIALSIHSLFEGLAMGVQSSEIRVFDILIAIFAHKILASFALGISTITSSNEKPSFLKLFLLVFVFSLTSPIGSILGMVIVGSGVTGSMVPPILQGIASGTFLYVAVVEIIPKELSHDSNDILIKSFLLLLGFSGMAVVAIWV, translated from the exons atggGTATTTCATTATCAGTAttagatattaaaataatatcaactACTGTATTGTTTATACTAAGTTTATTAGCAGGAATAGCTCCATATTGGATgagaaatttaaataatagctCAAGATATTTATCGTGGAGTAATACATTTGCTG GAGGTGTATTTTTTGGAGCAGGTATGTTACATTTATTTGCAACAGCTGATGAAGATCTACAACCATATGTCCAAAAATACAATTATCCATTTGc AGCACTTTGTTTATGTGTTGGATTTTTAAttacattatttttagaattaataataaattcaatatttataaaGAGTAATACATTTGCCTCATTACATGGACATAGTCATAGTCATGTACATTTATCACATGGCCATTCACATCATGGGAAAGATAATGGTAGTAATGGTAATCCAGGATCAGGTGTTGGTATTGGAATGGGGAGTGTAGGTGctttaaattctaaaaaaaataaaacaacatcaccaacaataacaccaacaacaccatcagaaggaacaacaacaacaacgacaacaacaacagcaacaacagcagcaacagcAAAAGAAATAGTActtgaagatgaagatgaagatgaagaaaaagatataatggatgaaataataattccagatgattatgatgagaatgatgatgaacaaatatataaaaagaaacaatcAAAATGTGCAAGAacaaaatttagaaaatttaTAGATACAATACCAACCttttcatcaacatcaacatcatcaacatcatcatcaactaaaATTAGTGAAAAACAAAGATTGCTtgatagtagtaatagttattattataatcaaaataaatataaaggaATTATTGGTAGtcatattgatattgataaaagTGGTAGTGGTGTAGGTGGTTtctcaaataataataacaataataataacaataacaataataataacaaaaacaacaataataataataataataattttagaacAGAAATAATTATACAACCAATCAGTACAacaagtaataatagtgtACACCACTATCCATCTAGTAGTGTAAATTATCATCCGTTTattactacaacaacaactacttgtagtaatgataatagtaatagtaataataataatagtagtaataataatagtagtagtgcAAATATAACgccaaatacaaataaaattttaagtaGTAGTAAAAGTTTAAGTTACCGttataatggtgatgatgaagaacCTGACATTATCATTGACTATGACGATATAGATTATAATCAAGAGGGTAGAACAAGAGGAAATAGTTTAGGATCAGATTCAAATGTACATAATGAAagaatagttttaataaatagtGGTATTGGTAATAGTGGAAATAtaggtagtaataataataataataataatggtggtggtggtggtggtggtggtaatagtaatattgactataatgataatgaagaaaataataataataataataaaatagaaagtgaaattttaataaaagataCGACAACAgattcaataaaaaatatgaaagGAGGtgaacatcaacatcaacatcttCATCAACAAGAGATAATAGTTGTAACTAAAAAGAgtaatatattattaccatttataTTGGTTATAGCGTTATCAATtcattcattatttgaaggTTTAGCAATGGGTGTACAAAGTTCAGAAATAAGAGTTTTCGATATTTTAATTGCAATTTTCGCTCATAAAATTTTAGCTTCTTTTGCTTTAGGTATAAGTACAATAACAAGTTCAAATGAAAAACc atcatttttaaaattatttttattagtttttgtATTTTCTTTAACTTCACCTATTGGGTCAATATTAGGAATGGTTATAGTTGGATCAGGTGTAACAGGATCAATGGTTCCACCAATACTTCAGGGTATTGCAAGTGGTACCTTTTTATATGTTGCTGTGGTAGAGATCATACCCAAGGAGCTAAGTCATGATAgtaatgatattttaattaaatcatttttattgttattaggATTTAGTGGTATGGCAGTTGTTGCAATTTGGGtttga
- a CDS encoding cation diffusion facilitator family protein (Similar to CDF), with protein MSDINSNSYDPYHHPQQHQQESQYHPQQQQQQQQQQQQQQEYYNQQHQQESQYQQQSPPQQQYDNHQHHQQDLNQAHNSGHGRSHNSGHGHSHGNNYSGLPHLRTQVGHAQPYFSSYNELNNSGDISNSNNNNNNNNQYNYNNNNNNNNYNNNINNNQFNSSVYNNNNNNNNNNNNEFSIDGKSGITIKHLLNNLNRDSDAKKLAAWISVMLVFTIYEIFYGAYLESLGLVSDGFHALFDCIGMGIALLAMLVGKRGISNQEYTYGYDRWEVLGTFSNGCFLLFVSFFLFLESIERLLEPPHIHNHGRVMSLATISLIINIVGVLFFKQKSNERKQQSSIRSENLLTISHHILVDSCTSLGVILSSLVGQAFGLEISDSLISIIIACIIVYNALPICIKTSAILLQTTPDQLKININNAIKDILVMEGVIDVTDKHFWSHSPGNIIATVNLLTKKNCDDFTLTQSIRNRLSFVQDLTIQLDKEGKHNSHSHGGAHHHPHEHKEDKKSHNHSHGHNHGHSHGHSHGGNDDHEHGENCDEEHEPVPKYQVQPTSPFSSHYTDIHSNNTPIPLYKSEQDDEDDEDDYDHDEHHHDHDHDEHHHGHSHNSSHSHAHNH; from the exons atgtcGGATATTAACTCAAATTCTTATGACCCATATCATCATccacaacaacaccaacaagaATCACAATATcatccacaacaacaacaacaacaacaacaacaacaacaacaacaacaggaatattataatcaacaacatcaacaagaatcacaatatcaacaacagtctccaccacaacaacaatatgataaccatcaacatcatcaacaagaTTTAAATCAAGCACATAATAGTGGACATGGCCGTAGTCATAACAGTGGACATGGTCATAGTCATGGTAATAATTATAGTGGATTACCACACTTAAGAACACAAGTTGGACATGCTCAACCTTATTTTTCATCttataatgaattaaataatagtggtgatatttcaaatagtaataataataataataataataatcaatataattataataacaataataataataataattataataataatataaataataatcaatttaatagtagtgtatataataataataataataataataataataataataatgaatttagtATTGATGGTAAAAGTGGTATTACaattaaacatttattaaataatttaaatagagATAGCGATGCTAAAAAATTAGCAGCTTGGATAAGTGTAATGTTAGTATTTACAATCTATGAAATATTTTATGGTGCTTATTTAGAGAGTTTAGGTTTAGTTAGTGATGGTTTTCATGCATTATTCGATTGTATTGGTATGGGTATAGCTTTATTGGCAATGTTGGTTGGTAAAAGAGGTATCTCTAATCAAGAGTATACCTATGGTTATGATCGTTGGGAAGTTTTAGGTACTTTTTCAAATGGTTGTTTCCttttatttgtttctttctttttatttttagaatcaattgaaagatTATTAGAACCACCTCATATTCATaa tcaTGGTAGAGTTATGTCATTAGCAACAATtagtttaattattaatattgttggagttttattttttaaacaaaaatcaaatgaaagaaAACAACAATCATCAATTAGAAGTGAAAATCTATTAACAATTTCCCATCATATTCTCGTTGATAGTTGTACAAGTTTAGGTGTAATTTTATCTTCTTTAGTTGGTCAAGCttt tggattAGAAATTTcagattcattaatttcaattattattgcATGTATTATAGTTTATAATGCTTTACCAATTTGTATTAAAACATCAGCAATTTTACTTCAAACAACACCagatcaattgaaaattaatataaataatgcaATCAAAGATATTTTAGTTATGGAAGGTGTTATAGATGTTACAGATAAACATTTTTGGTCTCATTCACCTGGTAATATTATTGCAActgttaatttattaactaAAAAGAATTGTGATGATTTCACTTTAACTCAATCAATTAGAAATAGATTATCTTTTGTTCAAGATTTAACTATTCAATTAGATAAAGAAGGTAAACATAATAGTCATAGTCATGGTGGTGCTCACCATCATCCTCATGAACATAAAGAAGATAAGAAATCTCATAATCATAGTCATGGTCATAATCATGGTCATAGTCATGGTCATAGCCATGGTGGTAATGATGACCACGAACATGGAGAAAATTGTGATGAAGAACATGAACCAGTTCCAAAATATCAAGTTCAACCAACTTCACCTTTCTCAAGTCATTATACTGATATTCATAGTAATAATACTCCAATTCCTTTATACAAGAGCGAgcaagatgatgaagatgatgaagatgactATGATCACGACGAACATCACCATGACCATGATCACGACGAACATCACCATGGTCATAGTCATAATTCCTCACATTCCCACGCTCacaatcattaa
- a CDS encoding C2 calcium-dependent membrane targeting domain-containing protein (Similar to CaLB): MSGYPGQANLNKNSPAPGQYNSPAPGQYGQAPGSYGSYPQQTGYGGQQQTQQYSQYTQQTQQYGQYTQQPPQQGYPPQQQGYPPQQGYPPQQGYPPQQGYPPQQGYPPQQPAYGGYGAYQTTSYGAYQQQPAYGAYPQQPAYGAYPVAPVVGVTPVVGVTPVVAPVVVGTDIPYTLHLKGSRLDRKDVFSKSDPFVTISVPRNPLYVSKSHSSYVGKAKGGSTANWAVIHRTETIRDNQNPVWQPFTLGLHALCGGNLERPIKIECWDYDSGGAHDIIGKSVTSLREMQVMKEIRLVNKKRIGIGKTSGTIEVLKCSPA; the protein is encoded by the exons ATGTCAGGTTATCCAGGTcaagcaaatttaaataaaaattcaccAGCTCCAGGACAATATAATTCACCAGCTCCAGGACAATATGGTCAAGCACCAGGTAGTTATGGAAGTTATCCACAACAAACTGGATATGGTGGTCAACAACAAACTCAACAATACAGTCAATATACACAACAAACTCAACAATATGGACAATAtacacaacaaccaccacaacaaggttacccaccacaacaacaaggtTACCCACCACAACAAGGCTACCCACCACAACAAGGTTACCCACCACAACAAGGTTACCCACCACAACAAGGCTACCCACCACAACAGCCAGCATACGGTGGGTATGGTGCCTATCAAACCACATCCTATGGTGcctatcaacaacaaccagcATATGGCGCATACCCACAACAACCAGCATATGGTGCATACCCAGTAGCACCAGTTGTAGGAGTCACACCAGTGGTTGGTGTTACACCAGTTGTTGCACCAGTTGTAGTAGGTACTGATATTCCATACACTCTTCATCTTAAAGGTAGTCGTTTAGATCGTAAAGATGTTTTCTCAAAATCTGATCCATTCGTTACAATCTCTGTTCCAAGAAATCCACTTTATGTTAGCAAAAGTCATTCTAGTTATGTTGGTAAAGCTAAAGGTGGTTCAACCGCTAATTGGGCTGTCATTCATAGAACTGAAACTATTAGAGATAATCAAAATCCAGTTTGGCAACCATTCACTCTAGGTTTACACGCTTTATGTGGTGGTAATTTAGAAAgaccaattaaaattgaatgttGGGATTATGAT agtGGTGGTGCTCATGATATCATTGGTAAGAGTGTAACTTCTCTTCGTGAAATGCAAGTTATGAAAGAAATTCGTcttgtaaataaaaagagaattggtattggtaaaaCTTCTGGTACTATTGAAGTTTTAAAATGTTCACCAgcttaa
- the gfm1 gene encoding mitochondrial translation elongation factor G: MTSFLTSRFGGLALRNVMNNKNGINSFGLRCFSTNSVSGLRNIGISAHIDSGKTTLTERILYYTGRIKEIHEVRGKDGVGAKMDSMDLEREKGITIQSAATYCKWGENHINIIDTPGHVDFTIEVERALRVLDGAVLVMCGVSGVQSQTITVDRQMRRYNVPRVVFINKLDRTGANPWNVIEQLRKKLNLNAIALQVPIGKESNLEGVIDLVTEKAMIFGEKGTAPIIEEIPSNFVEFVKEKKMELVETIANVDDELGEWMIENDFPNNMPDEKTLTAAIRRTTIARKVVPVMMGSAFKNTGVQPLLDGVIKYLPSPNEKKIIALDTSVKDKETEVELESDPKKPFVGLAFKLEEGRFGQLTYMRVYQGTLKRGDTIKNVNLGKTIKVPRLVKMHASEMEEVSEVGPGEICAMFGVDCYSGNTFTHQNCSYTMTSMHVPEPVMSLSIQPKSKDGQANFSKALSKFQKEDPTFRVKSDQESGQIIISGMGELHLEIYVERMKREYNVETVTGKPLVAYRETIQQRGDYNFTHRKQSGGQGQYAKMIGFAEQSENGMENEFVNDVIGTAIPPTFIEAIKKGFKDCIEKGPLIGHPVVGVKFVVSDGNTHSVDSSELAFRIATAGAFKEAFEDGEPTILEPIMKVEISLPQEFQGTVISGVNRRKGAIVNTTTQGESLTFECEVPLNNMFGYSTELRSMTQGKGEFSMEYLKHTNVSRELYNQLLEEYKKKRTEENK, encoded by the exons atgaccAGTTTTTTAACAAGTAGATTTGGTGGATTAGCATTAAGAAATgttatgaataataaaaatggaatCAATTCATTTGGATTAAGATGtttttcaacaaattcagTGAGTGGATTAAGAAATATTGGTATTTCAGCACATATTGATTCAGGTAAAACCACATTAACTGAACGTATTCTTTATTATACAGGTAGAATTAAGGAAATTCATGAAGTTAGAGGTAAGGATGGTGTTGGTGCTAAAATGGATTCAATGGATttagaaagagaaaaagGTATTACAATTCAATCAGCTGCCACCTATTGTAAATGGGGTGAAAATCATATCAATATCATCGATACACCAGGTCACGTAGATTTTACAATTGAAGTAGAGAGAGCATTACGTGTTCTTGATGGTGCTGTTTTAGTTATGTGTGGTGTAAGTGGTGTACAAAGTCAAACCATCACTGTAGATCGTCAAATGAGAAGATACAATGTTCCACGTGTTgttttcattaataaattagatAGAACTGGTGCTAATCCATGGAATGTTATTGAACAATTaagaaagaaattaaatttaaatgctATTGCACTTCAAGTACCAATTGGTAAAGAATCAAATCTTGAAGGTGTTATTGATTTAGTTACTGAAAAAGCTATGATTTTTGGTGAAAAagg tacTGCACCAATTATTGAAGAAATACCATCAAATTTTGTAGAATTtgttaaagaaaaaaaaatggaattagTTGAAACAATTGcaaatgttgatgatgaattagGTGAATGGatgattgaaaatgattttccAAATAATATGCCAGATGAAAAAACTTTAACAGCAGCAATTCGTAGAACAACAATTGCACGTAAAGTTGTACCAGTTATGATGGGATCagcatttaaaaatacaggTGTTCAACCATTATTAGATGGtgttattaaatatttaccatcaccaaatgaaaagaaaatcaTTGCATTGGATACATCAGTTAAAGATAAAGAGACAGAGGTTGAATTGGAATCAGATCCAAAGAAACCATTTGTTGGTTTGGCATTTAAATTGGAAGAGGGTCGTTTCGGTCAATTAACATATATGAGAGTTTATCAAGGTACCTTAAAGAGAGGTGATACCATTAAGAATGTAAATTTGGGTAAAACCATTAAAGTACCACGTTTAGTTAAAATGCATGCCTCTGAAATGGAGGAAGTATCAGAGGTTGGTCCAGGTGAAATTTGTGCAATGTTTGGTGTTGATTGTTACTCTGGTAACACATTTACCCATCAAAATTGTTCATACACCATGACTTCAATGCATGTTCCAGAGCCAGTTATGTCACTTTCCATTCAACCAAAATCAAAGGATGGTCAAGCCAATTTCTCAAAAGCACTTTCTAAATTCCAAAAGGAAGATCCAACCTTTAGAGTTAAATCTGATCAAGAATCTGGTCAAATCATTATCTCTGGTATGGGTGAACTTCATTTGGAGATTTACGTCGAACGTATGAAGAGAGAATATAACGTTGAAACCGTCACTGGTAAACCATTGGTAGCCTATCGTGAAACCATTCAACAAAGAGGTGATTACAATTTCACTCATAGAAAACAATCTGGTGGTCAAGGTCAATATGCCAAGATGATTGGTTTCGCTGAACAATCTGAAAATGGTATGGAAAATGAATTTGTAAATGATGTCATTGGTACTGCCATTCCACCTACATTTATTGAAGCAATTAAAAAGGGTTTCAAAGATTGTATTGAAAAAGGTCCATTAATTGGTCATCCAGTTGTTGGTGTTAAATTTGTTGTTTCCGATGGTAATACTCACAGTGTAGATTCAAGTGAGTTGGCTTTCAGAATTGCAACTGCTGGTGCTTTCAAAGAAGCTTTCGAAGATGGTGAACCAACCATTCTCGAACCAATCATGAAAGTTGAAATTTCACTTCCACAAGAATTCCAAGGTACAGTAATTAGTGGTGTAAATCGTAGAAAAGGTGCTATCGTTAATACTACTACTCAAGGTGAATCTTTAACCTTTGAATGTGAAGtaccattaaataatatgttTGGTTATTCAACTGAATTACGTTCAATGACTCAAGGTAAAGGTGAATTCTCTATggaatatttaaaacataCAAATGTTTCTCGTGAATTATATAATCAACTTTTAGAagaatataaaaagaaaagaactgaagaaaataaataa
- the bzpE gene encoding hypothetical protein — MDDQQLTIQQIQQLHMLLQQQQQQQQQQQQQQQQQQQQLQQQNFQLTPQNFQIPVNNNNNNNNNSNNNNNNETAFNITSQNNSIAANLNNDTNIINTTTTTTNNNNNNNNNNNNNNNNNNNNNNNNNNNNNNNTAPNQKFPTRKYKKQKDKLAELGIDVELSKKPTAAVKKKPPAKKSAKNAASQPTSPTLSTTNTSSAFTTAVLDTKKRKNQELLDYSDNSEESDSDEEDFENGDNENGDFPGGGDRKNRRLLKNREAAQLFRQRQKEYINSLESKASSLEASNTTALSKVSHLTEENQLMKDKVRYLKNFVKQAVSISLPMSVVNQDNINNLNNNLNGLQNQQNNNNNNNNNNNNNNNNNNNNNNNNNNNNNQNNFNNNNNNNINNNITFNNNNNNNSNNNNSNNIDSLLFNLPPD, encoded by the exons atggatgatcaacaattaacaattcaacaaattcaacaattgcATATGttattacaacaacagcaacaacaacaacaacaacaacaacaacaacagcaacagcaacaacaacaattacaacaacagaattttcaattaactcctcaaaattttcaaatacctgtaaataataataataataataataataatagtaataataataataataatgaaacgGCATTCAATATAACTTcacaaaataattcaatagcggcaaatttaaacaatgatacaaatattataaatacaacaacaacaacaacaaataataataataataataataataataataataataataataataataataataataataataataataataataataataataataataatacagcaccaaatcaaaaatttccaacaagaaaatataaaaaacaaaaagataaGTTAGCAGAATTAGGTATTGATGTGGAATTATCAAAGAAACCAACAGCAGCTGTTAAAAAGAAACCACCTGCAAAAAAGAGTGCAAAAAATGCTGCCTCTCAACCAACTTCACCAACTTTATCAACTACAAATACTTCATCTGCTTTCACTACAGCTGTACTAGAtacaaagaaaagaaaaaatcaaGAACTTTTAGATTATT cTGATAATTCAGAAGAATCAGAtagtgatgaagaagattttgaaaatggtgataatgaaaatggtgatttTCCAGGTGGTGGTGATAGGAAAAATCgtagattattaaaaaacagAGAAGCCGCTCAACTATTTAGACAACGTCAAAAAGAATATATAAATAGTTTAGAATCAAAAGCCTCTAGTCTTGAGGCTTCCAATACAACTGCACTCTCCAAAGTGTCTCACTTAACTgaagaaaatcaattaatgaaagaTAAAGTTAGATacttaaaaaattttgtaaaacaAGCCGTTTCAATCTCATTACCAATGAGTGTAGTTAATcaagataatattaataatttaaataataatttaaatggtttacaaaatcaacaaaataataataataataataataataataataataataataataataataataataataataataataataataataataataataatcaaaataattttaataataataataataataatattaataataatattacatttaataataacaataataataatagtaataataacaatagtaataatatagatagtttattatttaatttaccaCCAGACTAA